The following proteins are co-located in the Anomalospiza imberbis isolate Cuckoo-Finch-1a 21T00152 chromosome 1, ASM3175350v1, whole genome shotgun sequence genome:
- the TFPI2 gene encoding tissue factor pathway inhibitor 2 isoform X2: protein MATGRRLPLPALLLPLVCAALAQRPLTEKQRACLLPPDEGPCRALVPRWYYDRHTQSCQEFTYGGCYGNANNFLTFDDCEKSCWTIKKVPKLCRMEADGGPCRSYLRRYAFNLSSMRCEEFIYGGCYGNGNNFRDLQSCVDHCLPEKTGPLLCYSPKDEGLCSSSVPRYYYDTKTKSCKEFRYTGCGGNANNFVTEMDCYNVCRNGNQKLSINKLTNVSRRKTVRKLKKKISDV, encoded by the exons ATGGCCACCGGCCGCCGCCTGCCGCTGCCcgcgctgctgctgccgctggtCTGCGCCGCGCTGGCCCAGCGCCCTCTCACAG AAAAGCAGCGCGCCTGCCTGCTGCCCCCCGACGAGGGGCCCTGCCGCGCCCTGGTGCCGCGCTGGTACTACGACCGACACACGCAGAGCTGCCAGGAGTTCACCTACGGGGGCTGCTACGGCAACGCCAACAACTTCCTCACCTTCGACGACTGCGAGAAGAGCTGCTGGACCATCAAGA AAGTGCCCAAATTATGCCGGATGGAGGCTGATGGAGGACCTTGCAGGAGTTATTTAAGAAGATATGCCTTTAACTTGAGCTCGATGAGGTGTGAGGAATTCATCTATGGTGGCTGTTATGGAAATGGCAACAACTTCAGAGATTTGCAGTCTTGTGTGGACCACTGCCTGCCAGAAAAAA CTGGCCCCTTGCTATGTTATAGCCCAAAGGATGAAGGATTGTGTTCCTCTTCTGTGCCTCGCTATTACTATGACACCAAGACTAAATCATGTAAAGAGTTCAGATATACTGGCTGTGGTGGAAATGCCAACAACTTTGTCACTGAAATGGATTGCTACAATGTCTGTAGAAATG GAAATCAGAAACTGAGTATCAACAAGCTAACAAATGTATCTCGCAGAAAAACAGtgagaaaactgaagaaaaaaatctcagatgTATAA
- the TFPI2 gene encoding tissue factor pathway inhibitor 2 isoform X1 produces the protein MATGRRLPLPALLLPLVCAALAQRPLTEKQRACLLPPDEGPCRALVPRWYYDRHTQSCQEFTYGGCYGNANNFLTFDDCEKSCWTIKKVPKLCRMEADGGPCRSYLRRYAFNLSSMRCEEFIYGGCYGNGNNFRDLQSCVDHCLPEKTGPLLCYSPKDEGLCSSSVPRYYYDTKTKSCKEFRYTGCGGNANNFVTEMDCYNVCRNAGNQKLSINKLTNVSRRKTVRKLKKKISDV, from the exons ATGGCCACCGGCCGCCGCCTGCCGCTGCCcgcgctgctgctgccgctggtCTGCGCCGCGCTGGCCCAGCGCCCTCTCACAG AAAAGCAGCGCGCCTGCCTGCTGCCCCCCGACGAGGGGCCCTGCCGCGCCCTGGTGCCGCGCTGGTACTACGACCGACACACGCAGAGCTGCCAGGAGTTCACCTACGGGGGCTGCTACGGCAACGCCAACAACTTCCTCACCTTCGACGACTGCGAGAAGAGCTGCTGGACCATCAAGA AAGTGCCCAAATTATGCCGGATGGAGGCTGATGGAGGACCTTGCAGGAGTTATTTAAGAAGATATGCCTTTAACTTGAGCTCGATGAGGTGTGAGGAATTCATCTATGGTGGCTGTTATGGAAATGGCAACAACTTCAGAGATTTGCAGTCTTGTGTGGACCACTGCCTGCCAGAAAAAA CTGGCCCCTTGCTATGTTATAGCCCAAAGGATGAAGGATTGTGTTCCTCTTCTGTGCCTCGCTATTACTATGACACCAAGACTAAATCATGTAAAGAGTTCAGATATACTGGCTGTGGTGGAAATGCCAACAACTTTGTCACTGAAATGGATTGCTACAATGTCTGTAGAAATG CAGGAAATCAGAAACTGAGTATCAACAAGCTAACAAATGTATCTCGCAGAAAAACAGtgagaaaactgaagaaaaaaatctcagatgTATAA